One genomic region from Salinicola endophyticus encodes:
- a CDS encoding glucosaminidase domain-containing protein: MSRSFPPADGRSTRRPGLSRRTTALALTAVLTLAQAPFPMSAQAEPASETAPTLYSSVTQPALDPVSELPDLREYKAGAKRKAAFLGLLVPLVQAENAQIQRDRNWLFAISTRVNPLRDDEKARLARLCDAYGVSCKPGQVSPELLSRVNTIPLEMVVIQAVEESGWGTSRIARESNNLFGMRCFSPGCGIAQNGTSRRFQVFDSVRDGVRAYLHNLNTHRAYSQLRQERMTLATRGRSISAERLIGKLHNYSTSPDYQQQLLALLRTNGELIRDHGLDASDSDASPA; the protein is encoded by the coding sequence ATGTCGCGATCCTTTCCCCCGGCCGATGGGCGATCGACCCGTCGGCCGGGGCTCAGTCGTCGTACCACTGCTCTGGCCTTGACTGCCGTACTGACCCTGGCGCAAGCCCCGTTTCCGATGTCGGCTCAGGCCGAACCGGCATCCGAAACTGCGCCCACCCTCTACAGTAGCGTCACCCAGCCAGCCCTGGATCCGGTCAGCGAGCTGCCCGATCTGCGCGAGTACAAGGCCGGCGCCAAGCGCAAGGCGGCCTTCCTCGGACTGCTGGTGCCGCTGGTCCAGGCCGAGAATGCGCAGATCCAGCGCGACCGCAACTGGCTGTTCGCGATCAGCACCCGGGTCAATCCGCTGCGTGACGACGAGAAAGCGCGTCTGGCGCGGCTGTGCGACGCCTATGGGGTGAGCTGCAAACCGGGCCAGGTCAGCCCGGAGCTGCTCAGCCGGGTCAATACCATTCCGCTGGAGATGGTGGTGATCCAGGCCGTCGAAGAGTCCGGTTGGGGCACCTCGCGTATTGCCCGCGAGAGCAACAACCTGTTCGGCATGCGCTGTTTCTCGCCCGGCTGCGGTATTGCCCAGAACGGCACCTCGCGGCGTTTCCAGGTGTTCGACAGCGTGCGTGACGGCGTGCGCGCCTATCTGCACAATCTCAATACCCACCGCGCCTATTCCCAGCTGCGCCAGGAGCGCATGACGCTGGCCACGCGCGGACGCTCGATCTCGGCCGAGCGGCTGATCGGCAAGCTGCACAACTACTCCACCTCGCCCGACTATCAGCAGCAGCTGCTGGCACTCCTGCGCACCAATGGTGAGCTGATCCGCGATCACGGTCTGGATGCCAGCGACAGCGACGCCAGCCCCGCCTGA